A part of Rhodoligotrophos appendicifer genomic DNA contains:
- the tatC gene encoding twin-arginine translocase subunit TatC, producing the protein MSKEDIDATQAPLMDHLIELRSRLVRSLLGLLIAFLFCFYFATTIFNILIWPYEWAVGDSTQVRLIYTAPQEYFFTQLKIALWGGFFLAFPIIATQIYMFVAPGLYKNERQAFMPFLVATPFLFILGAGLVYFFILPMALAFFASFQQTGSTGAIIELLPKVSEYLDLIMTLMIAFGICFQLPVILTLLVKVGILSAEGLRKKRRYAIVAAFAIAAFMTPPDPFSQIGLALPLIGLFEVSLYLARGIEKKRLAEDARRDQESPLDV; encoded by the coding sequence ATGAGCAAAGAAGACATCGATGCCACTCAGGCTCCATTGATGGACCATCTAATCGAGCTTAGGTCTCGCTTGGTTAGATCGCTCCTCGGGCTGCTGATTGCCTTTTTGTTCTGTTTTTATTTTGCCACGACGATCTTCAATATACTGATTTGGCCGTACGAGTGGGCAGTCGGTGATTCGACGCAGGTGCGCCTGATTTACACTGCCCCGCAAGAATATTTCTTCACTCAGCTTAAAATAGCACTTTGGGGCGGCTTTTTTCTCGCCTTCCCGATCATAGCCACACAGATTTACATGTTTGTTGCACCCGGTCTCTACAAGAATGAGCGACAAGCGTTCATGCCTTTTCTTGTCGCGACGCCGTTTCTCTTCATTCTCGGCGCCGGCTTAGTCTATTTCTTTATCTTACCCATGGCACTGGCCTTTTTCGCAAGTTTTCAGCAGACGGGCAGTACCGGTGCAATAATTGAGCTGCTGCCGAAGGTGAGTGAGTATCTTGACCTGATCATGACCTTGATGATCGCGTTTGGTATTTGCTTTCAACTGCCAGTGATTCTGACCCTCTTGGTTAAAGTTGGTATATTAAGCGCTGAGGGCCTCCGCAAGAAACGGCGCTATGCGATTGTCGCAGCTTTTGCCATTGCTGCCTTTATGACGCCTCCGGATCCCTTCAGTCAGATCGGGCTTGCTCTGCCTCTGATCGGATTGTTTGAGGTTTCATTGTATCTGGCGCGAGGAATTGAAAAGAAGCGATTAGCGGAAGATGCCCGCCGAGATCAGGAAAGCCCACTCGACGTTTGA
- a CDS encoding sensor histidine kinase gives MVTPLEQIRRLTSALDFARASAFLQDCDLRYVWVATSVPFFSEGKLLGKTDAEVLAEETARQIVPLKRSVISTGRGQNGEFFHTLPSGERRWYSVKLDPWLDQDGTTLGVFTAALDVTDQRLMDERLVVLMREVAHRSKNLLAIIQGLSNQTARTSSTIAEFASKFTGRLLSLGHAQDLLTATDWQGASIDDLIKFQLGPYLEAYDRQILTHGRPMMLKSNAAQYLGLALHELVTNAAKHGTLLEASGEVSISWRIVTGETPRRNCFILVWSERGPSRLRSDWEGERGGFGRTMLTKITPQAIQGQALMRFRQGGIVYRLAAPLTEIATDDWLYRSALMAEMPPA, from the coding sequence ATGGTGACGCCTCTGGAGCAGATACGCCGGCTAACTAGCGCGTTGGATTTTGCACGCGCCAGCGCATTTCTCCAGGATTGTGATCTGCGCTATGTTTGGGTTGCGACTTCAGTTCCGTTCTTCTCAGAAGGCAAGCTTCTAGGAAAAACTGACGCCGAAGTGCTTGCTGAGGAGACGGCAAGACAGATCGTACCCTTGAAGCGGTCGGTTATTTCAACAGGACGAGGGCAAAACGGCGAGTTCTTCCATACTCTTCCCTCAGGTGAAAGACGTTGGTACTCTGTCAAATTGGATCCATGGCTGGATCAGGATGGAACGACACTCGGTGTTTTCACAGCCGCCCTTGATGTAACCGATCAGCGGTTAATGGATGAAAGGCTGGTTGTTCTGATGCGCGAGGTGGCGCATCGATCCAAGAATCTTCTTGCAATTATACAGGGTCTATCGAACCAAACTGCCCGCACGAGTTCGACAATTGCCGAGTTCGCTTCGAAGTTTACGGGGCGCTTGTTATCCTTGGGTCATGCTCAGGATCTCTTGACCGCGACGGACTGGCAAGGTGCTTCAATCGATGATCTGATCAAGTTTCAGCTCGGGCCTTATCTCGAGGCGTATGATCGACAGATCTTAACGCATGGACGCCCGATGATGCTGAAGTCCAATGCTGCACAATACCTTGGCCTCGCGCTTCATGAGTTGGTGACAAACGCTGCTAAACACGGGACACTTTTGGAGGCAAGTGGTGAAGTCTCGATTTCCTGGCGCATAGTAACGGGTGAAACACCGCGTCGAAATTGTTTCATCCTTGTCTGGAGTGAGAGAGGCCCCAGTAGGCTCCGATCAGATTGGGAAGGCGAACGGGGCGGCTTTGGTCGAACGATGTTGACGAAAATTACCCCTCAAGCGATACAGGGGCAGGCACTTATGCGTTTTCGGCAGGGCGGGATAGTCTACAGACTTGCCGCGCCACTAACCGAAATCGCAACAGATGATTGGCTCTACCGATCCGCTTTAATGGCCGAGATGCCACCTGCTTGA
- a CDS encoding segregation and condensation protein A, producing the protein MIIDIDGFEGPLDLLLALARNQKVDLAKISVLDLVEQYLAFMARSESLRLERAADYLVMAAWLAYLKSRLLLPQPQGEDESICDDLSARLAFRLRRLEAMRVAAVQLLARPQLNDNVFPRGVVEPFSGPPTVVYDCSFFDLLKAYTDRRQKLTKRRTYEVTAPQVLSLKEARDVLNLLTGEIHHWISVEKLLVRHLVRPGMERSVLASSFAVLLEMAREGRVEVQQERHFAPLFVRTKPTSTRPDTA; encoded by the coding sequence TTGATCATTGATATCGACGGTTTCGAGGGCCCCCTCGATCTTCTATTGGCTCTCGCACGGAATCAGAAGGTCGATCTGGCGAAAATCTCTGTATTGGACCTTGTCGAGCAGTATCTTGCCTTCATGGCTCGATCGGAGTCGCTCCGTTTGGAACGGGCCGCTGACTACTTGGTGATGGCAGCTTGGCTGGCATACCTCAAGTCGCGACTTTTGCTTCCCCAGCCGCAGGGGGAAGATGAGTCGATCTGTGACGACCTCTCTGCTCGCTTGGCCTTTCGATTGAGGCGCTTAGAGGCCATGAGGGTGGCGGCTGTTCAATTGCTGGCTCGTCCACAACTGAACGATAATGTGTTTCCACGTGGCGTTGTGGAGCCGTTTTCTGGACCGCCGACGGTCGTTTATGATTGCAGTTTTTTTGATCTCTTGAAGGCCTACACCGACCGTCGTCAGAAGTTGACAAAGCGGAGAACATACGAAGTCACTGCACCACAAGTTCTGTCCCTGAAAGAAGCGCGTGACGTCTTAAATTTGCTGACTGGTGAGATACATCACTGGATATCTGTTGAGAAATTGCTGGTACGCCACCTCGTACGTCCCGGAATGGAAAGGAGCGTTCTCGCGTCAAGTTTCGCTGTCCTCCTCGAAATGGCTCGAGAAGGAAGGGTCGAGGTTCAACAGGAGCGTCATTTCGCCCCCTTATTCGTGCGCACCAAGCCCACCTCCACAAGGCCGGATACAGCATGA
- the nagZ gene encoding beta-N-acetylhexosaminidase produces the protein MTISAIVFGCAGFSLSEQERAFFRDANPWGFILFSRNCDNPDQVRALVEDLRNTVGRGDAPVLIDQEGGRVQRLSPPHWPSYPPMRMFGEWYDRDPEAAERALYNNIRLIAADLHDLGITVNCLPVLDVPAPNAHRIIGDRAFGGDVNVIARLGRLVCGSLLDGGVLPVIKHMPGHGRAEVDSHLSLPVVKASRSDLENRDFVPFRALADMPLAMSAHVVYEAIDSERPATQSSTVIGEIIRTEFGFDGLLITDDLSMSALQGSLKQRLLESIEAGCDVGLHCNGVMQEMIELAEVAPSLTRGDRVLSFLRDPEPFDREQAWAELSLSRRESL, from the coding sequence ATGACAATTTCTGCCATCGTTTTTGGATGTGCTGGGTTTAGTCTCTCTGAACAGGAGCGAGCCTTTTTCAGGGACGCCAACCCTTGGGGCTTTATCTTATTTTCGCGTAATTGTGACAACCCCGACCAAGTTAGAGCGTTGGTTGAAGACCTCCGCAACACAGTGGGACGGGGGGATGCGCCGGTGTTGATCGACCAAGAAGGTGGTCGAGTGCAGAGGTTATCTCCGCCCCATTGGCCTAGTTATCCGCCGATGCGCATGTTCGGAGAGTGGTACGATCGCGACCCCGAGGCTGCCGAACGTGCGTTGTACAATAACATTCGCCTTATCGCCGCGGATCTCCATGACCTGGGTATTACTGTGAACTGCCTGCCTGTGCTTGATGTTCCAGCCCCAAACGCCCACCGTATAATCGGTGATCGTGCATTCGGTGGAGATGTGAATGTCATCGCCAGACTTGGCCGCCTCGTCTGTGGGAGTTTGCTTGACGGCGGCGTTTTGCCCGTAATCAAACATATGCCGGGTCATGGGCGAGCGGAAGTTGACAGCCATCTAAGTCTGCCGGTGGTTAAAGCGTCACGCTCGGATTTGGAAAATCGAGATTTTGTACCATTTCGTGCTCTTGCGGACATGCCTTTGGCCATGAGTGCGCATGTTGTTTATGAGGCGATAGATTCGGAGCGGCCGGCAACCCAGTCTTCCACAGTCATTGGCGAGATCATCCGAACCGAATTCGGCTTTGATGGTCTTCTGATCACGGACGATCTGAGCATGTCGGCGCTCCAAGGAAGTTTAAAGCAGCGCCTGCTTGAAAGCATTGAAGCGGGCTGCGATGTGGGCTTGCACTGCAATGGTGTGATGCAAGAGATGATTGAGCTAGCAGAAGTTGCGCCCTCTCTAACCAGGGGGGACCGGGTCTTGAGCTTTTTGCGAGATCCCGAGCCCTTTGACCGAGAGCAGGCCTGGGCGGAACTGTCCCTATCGAGACGCGAATCGCTGTAG
- a CDS encoding HD domain-containing protein translates to MESVSFTQMKDGSKEDYELLHELEKAYLAQTADRLLRELARQAEETLSGYKISRLEHGLQSATRALHDGADADWIVATLLHDIGDGLAPQNHDRFAAEILRPYVRDECAWVVEHHGAFQMYYYAHHYGWDRMEREKYADSPFYPTTVDFCERWDQTSFDPDYPMKPLSFFEPLVRQVFSRKAYDPKVLRSGEVFGLPEVRI, encoded by the coding sequence ATGGAAAGTGTCTCATTCACACAGATGAAGGACGGCAGCAAGGAAGACTACGAGTTGCTGCACGAACTGGAGAAAGCCTATCTCGCCCAGACTGCTGATCGGTTGTTACGTGAACTGGCCAGGCAAGCTGAGGAGACACTGTCTGGATACAAAATTAGTCGCCTTGAACATGGATTGCAGTCGGCGACCCGTGCACTTCATGACGGGGCGGATGCAGATTGGATAGTGGCCACCCTCCTGCATGACATCGGCGACGGATTGGCACCTCAAAATCACGATCGTTTTGCTGCTGAGATCCTCAGGCCTTACGTTCGCGACGAATGCGCGTGGGTTGTTGAGCACCATGGCGCTTTTCAAATGTACTATTATGCTCACCATTATGGCTGGGATCGCATGGAGCGCGAAAAATATGCGGACAGCCCTTTCTATCCCACGACTGTTGACTTCTGTGAGCGCTGGGATCAGACCTCGTTCGACCCCGATTATCCAATGAAACCATTGTCCTTTTTCGAGCCCCTTGTACGCCAAGTCTTCTCACGCAAAGCCTACGATCCGAAAGTGTTGCGCAGCGGTGAGGTTTTTGGCCTTCCAGAGGTAAGAATCTAG
- the tatB gene encoding Sec-independent protein translocase protein TatB, with protein MFDISATELLVIAVVAIVVIGPKDLPDMLKGLGRFLRKMRLMAGDFQRQLDQAGFEDVRKGIEEVRSLTSPSGVIARSIASSIETDDSKRTIEQKASAEPAAAQVSVETKENVPSVDTTIAKVSISTEDTAIGTSSSDATLQDRPHQSTTEMMPTTDKVEGDLIGSPATDNTTASSRA; from the coding sequence ATGTTCGACATCAGTGCGACAGAACTCCTGGTCATTGCAGTCGTAGCGATTGTGGTGATTGGCCCAAAAGACCTGCCGGATATGTTGAAGGGTCTCGGGCGCTTCCTGCGAAAAATGAGGTTGATGGCCGGTGACTTTCAAAGGCAGCTGGATCAAGCTGGCTTCGAAGATGTTCGAAAGGGAATTGAGGAGGTTCGTAGTTTGACGTCTCCGAGTGGCGTAATCGCGCGAAGCATTGCGTCCTCTATTGAGACCGATGATAGCAAGCGGACGATTGAACAGAAGGCTTCCGCTGAGCCCGCGGCAGCCCAAGTGTCAGTTGAAACAAAGGAAAATGTCCCTTCAGTCGATACCACCATCGCTAAGGTTTCGATTTCCACTGAGGATACAGCGATTGGGACAAGCTCGTCTGACGCGACGTTGCAAGACCGCCCCCACCAGTCAACGACGGAAATGATGCCTACGACCGATAAGGTGGAGGGAGATCTGATCGGGTCGCCCGCGACCGATAACACCACCGCCAGTTCTCGCGCTTGA
- a CDS encoding SPOR domain-containing protein encodes MEAPIPSRGPAARIFQQPSLTEASRNLSAREHTAPTPTSETSYDRAFYGDPALEEQTGNPNEYQGAHARELSYVDDQGGDDYDRPLQHRASAAEYQDAYRDYEVGNDKSRFLSGRLPIYLGGALLLVIAVVAVVIYMLSGGSDTLATSDSPPVIAAPTEPTKIQPQEATNQPVVPRQTKLIYDRILGEEQGGAEERLVPRQEEPLTPGGVDEGGTGLSPGDQSGTQGALPVPLPPPPPSNGDQSALPSTDTVTMARSSEADTSAVEDDGSIPVPGMSPSEPPSAPIATTAPPSASPPLPRPKPQTNRNAAGSPTPTGSASSVQTQATAMGTPAAYASPVAQQNPPAGQYLIQLASFRTAQDATSEFNRLKNNFPALVGNLSSFIQEADLGSRGKFYRLRLGPVASKDDASQLCNSLIASGEKDCLVRRQ; translated from the coding sequence CTGCTCGTGAACACACGGCACCGACGCCGACTTCAGAGACCTCTTATGACCGGGCTTTCTATGGTGATCCGGCTCTGGAGGAGCAGACTGGCAACCCTAATGAGTATCAGGGTGCTCATGCCCGGGAATTATCATATGTTGACGATCAGGGGGGCGATGACTATGACCGCCCGCTTCAGCATCGTGCAAGTGCCGCTGAGTATCAGGACGCCTACCGCGACTACGAAGTCGGCAATGATAAGTCCAGGTTTCTCTCCGGTCGGCTGCCAATATATCTAGGCGGTGCTCTTCTCCTTGTAATAGCGGTTGTCGCCGTGGTGATTTACATGCTGAGTGGTGGCAGCGATACGCTGGCGACGTCTGATAGTCCGCCTGTGATTGCCGCACCGACAGAACCCACGAAGATCCAACCTCAAGAAGCAACAAATCAGCCTGTGGTTCCCCGTCAGACTAAGCTCATCTATGATCGGATCTTAGGTGAAGAACAAGGCGGGGCTGAAGAGCGTCTCGTTCCTCGCCAGGAGGAGCCGTTGACACCTGGTGGTGTTGATGAGGGAGGCACAGGTCTGAGCCCCGGGGATCAAAGCGGGACCCAAGGAGCGCTGCCGGTACCTCTGCCGCCACCGCCCCCGAGCAATGGTGATCAATCTGCGCTGCCCTCCACTGATACTGTGACAATGGCGCGATCTTCTGAAGCTGATACATCGGCTGTAGAAGATGATGGCAGCATTCCGGTTCCTGGGATGAGCCCGAGTGAACCGCCATCGGCACCAATTGCAACGACCGCCCCGCCGAGTGCTTCGCCACCCCTCCCTCGGCCGAAACCGCAAACGAACCGCAATGCTGCAGGCTCGCCGACCCCAACCGGGTCGGCGTCTTCCGTTCAGACACAGGCAACCGCCATGGGAACGCCAGCTGCCTATGCATCGCCTGTAGCTCAGCAAAATCCTCCCGCCGGACAATATTTGATACAGCTGGCCTCCTTCCGAACGGCTCAGGATGCCACCAGCGAGTTTAATCGGCTGAAGAACAATTTTCCGGCATTGGTCGGAAATCTGTCATCCTTCATACAGGAGGCGGATCTGGGTAGCCGAGGAAAGTTCTACCGATTGAGACTTGGCCCCGTAGCGTCTAAAGACGATGCTTCGCAGCTTTGCAATTCGCTTATTGCCTCTGGTGAAAAGGATTGCCTGGTTCGCCGGCAGTAG
- the scpB gene encoding SMC-Scp complex subunit ScpB has protein sequence MITNSLRTEPFDERLEIADNVTRLPRTERINHLRVLEAVLFASPVPLSDRELAVNLPDEADVIDLLSELQAHYSGRGVQLIQVAGKWNFRTAPDLASHLASAAIEHRRLSRAATEVLAIIAYHQPVTRAEIEEIRGVSLSRGTLDVLLEMGWICMRGRRRTPGRPVTFATTENFLSHFGLNELGDLPGLAELKLSGLLEPDVASDFEIPVPRDNESLGYEEDPVADDMNGALATDLISEKEDRA, from the coding sequence ATGATCACGAACTCCCTCAGAACAGAACCATTCGACGAACGATTGGAAATTGCTGACAATGTGACGAGGCTTCCCCGGACGGAGCGCATCAACCATTTGCGCGTGCTCGAAGCAGTCCTGTTCGCCTCTCCTGTTCCTCTTTCCGACAGAGAACTTGCAGTAAACCTTCCAGACGAAGCCGACGTCATCGACCTCTTAAGCGAACTCCAGGCTCACTATTCAGGACGCGGGGTACAACTTATCCAGGTTGCAGGAAAATGGAACTTTCGAACAGCGCCCGATCTTGCCAGTCATTTGGCGAGCGCCGCCATCGAACACCGCCGACTGTCTCGCGCGGCTACAGAGGTTTTGGCCATTATCGCCTATCATCAGCCTGTGACACGGGCTGAGATAGAAGAGATTCGAGGAGTGTCATTGTCTCGCGGAACGCTTGACGTCCTTTTGGAGATGGGCTGGATCTGTATGCGGGGGCGACGCAGGACGCCTGGCAGGCCTGTCACATTTGCGACGACAGAAAATTTCTTAAGCCACTTTGGGTTGAACGAGCTAGGGGATCTTCCTGGCCTTGCTGAACTGAAATTGTCTGGGCTGCTAGAGCCCGATGTTGCGTCTGATTTTGAGATTCCCGTGCCCCGGGATAACGAGAGCTTGGGATACGAGGAAGATCCTGTTGCGGATGATATGAACGGTGCTCTCGCAACTGATCTCATCTCCGAGAAGGAGGACCGAGCTTGA
- the eno gene encoding phosphopyruvate hydratase — MTAIIDITAREILDSRGNPTVEVDVTLEEGYFGRAAVPSGASTGAHEAAELRDSDQGRYGGKGVAQAVANVNGEIFEAIAGLDAEDQVALDRIMIDLDGTDNKSRLGANAILGVSLAVAHAAAQASGLPLYRYVGGTSARTLPVPMMNIINGGAHADNPIDIQEFMIMPIGAETFADGLRMGAEIFHRLRSELKNAGHNTNVGDEGGFAPNLASTEEALNFVTRAIELAGYTPGDDVMLALDCASTEFYRDGKYQLTGEKMVLDAASMAEYLAALVERFPIISIEDGMAEDDWDGWQMLTDRLGSQIQLVGDDLFVTNPARLRDGIAAGAGNAILVKVNQIGTLSETLEAVEVAHKAGYRAVMSHRSGETEDVTIADLAVATNCGQIKTGSLARSDRLAKYNQLLRIEEQLGTAATYAGRSILRG, encoded by the coding sequence ATGACTGCTATCATTGACATCACGGCTCGCGAAATTCTCGATAGCCGGGGGAACCCGACCGTGGAAGTTGATGTGACCCTTGAGGAGGGCTACTTCGGACGTGCGGCTGTTCCGTCGGGAGCATCCACAGGAGCACATGAGGCTGCGGAGCTGCGCGATAGCGACCAAGGTCGCTACGGGGGCAAGGGCGTAGCGCAGGCCGTAGCCAACGTGAATGGGGAGATCTTCGAAGCTATCGCCGGTCTTGATGCTGAGGATCAGGTGGCACTTGACCGGATCATGATCGACCTCGACGGAACCGATAACAAGTCTCGTCTGGGAGCAAATGCGATTCTCGGCGTTTCGCTTGCCGTCGCCCATGCCGCTGCTCAGGCAAGTGGCCTGCCTCTTTACCGATATGTGGGGGGTACCTCCGCGAGAACCCTGCCTGTGCCGATGATGAACATTATCAATGGGGGGGCGCATGCCGATAATCCCATCGACATCCAGGAATTCATGATCATGCCAATTGGCGCGGAAACTTTCGCAGATGGTCTGCGGATGGGGGCAGAAATTTTCCATCGCCTCCGCAGCGAACTCAAGAATGCAGGACATAACACCAATGTTGGGGACGAAGGAGGGTTCGCGCCGAATCTCGCCTCAACAGAAGAAGCATTGAATTTTGTGACCCGTGCCATTGAGCTCGCGGGGTACACGCCAGGGGATGATGTAATGTTGGCCTTGGATTGCGCATCGACCGAATTTTATAGGGATGGAAAGTATCAACTGACCGGTGAGAAGATGGTGCTTGATGCCGCATCAATGGCGGAATACCTGGCCGCTTTGGTAGAGCGCTTTCCCATAATTTCCATTGAGGACGGAATGGCCGAGGATGACTGGGATGGTTGGCAGATGCTTACAGATCGGCTCGGCAGCCAGATCCAGCTTGTTGGCGATGACCTCTTTGTGACCAATCCGGCGCGGCTGCGGGATGGAATTGCGGCAGGAGCGGGGAATGCGATCCTCGTTAAGGTCAACCAGATCGGAACGTTGTCGGAAACGCTTGAGGCTGTTGAGGTTGCCCACAAGGCCGGGTACAGGGCGGTAATGTCCCACCGCTCTGGGGAGACGGAGGATGTTACAATTGCCGACCTAGCGGTGGCGACGAACTGTGGTCAGATCAAGACTGGTTCCTTAGCGCGCAGTGACAGGCTCGCAAAATATAATCAGCTTCTACGAATTGAAGAGCAGCTTGGCACTGCGGCGACCTATGCTGGACGCTCAATTCTCCGGGGCTGA
- a CDS encoding DUF1835 domain-containing protein — protein MTLIITNGDIVADTLKSAGLAHTIVPWRDTLIDGPVPLTSDLRTLDEIRAAFLSEAFAVPLHEIEEEFAHRRMQLESIDPEQSIELWFEHDLYDQLQLFQTLDALNRSEVVGDVKLVQANDYLGRHAPDSIARFASTKRSVTDTDFEIASQVWTSYCSPTPEAWSRLATDPDLARFPFLRAAMFRALEELPGQADGLSRTERRVLQALREKTASPQTLFNENQRREPAVFLGDWSFWRRLEDLAFARHPLISGLPERFRDIYCRTTDEFTPELVTSDTPDANRIAHYLGAELSLTDFGHAVVSGQIDQIEQNGIDRWWGGTHLTLLRCWRWDQACGCLVQPQSNSLFGVEDHSFSFPRAS, from the coding sequence ATGACCCTGATCATCACGAATGGGGATATCGTGGCAGACACACTGAAGTCTGCAGGGCTTGCCCACACGATCGTGCCGTGGCGCGACACGCTGATCGACGGGCCCGTGCCCCTTACGAGCGACCTCAGGACTCTTGATGAAATCCGCGCTGCCTTTCTCAGCGAGGCCTTCGCGGTACCGTTACACGAAATCGAAGAAGAATTTGCGCATCGACGCATGCAGCTCGAAAGTATAGATCCCGAACAGTCGATTGAACTCTGGTTCGAGCATGATCTTTATGATCAGTTGCAGTTATTCCAGACACTGGACGCGCTTAATCGAAGTGAAGTCGTCGGTGACGTGAAACTCGTGCAGGCCAACGATTATCTCGGACGTCATGCACCAGACTCGATCGCCCGTTTCGCAAGCACCAAACGCTCTGTGACGGATACCGATTTTGAGATAGCAAGCCAAGTGTGGACATCCTACTGCTCGCCGACGCCTGAGGCTTGGTCGAGACTGGCTACCGATCCGGATCTTGCGCGGTTCCCCTTCCTACGTGCGGCAATGTTTCGTGCCTTGGAGGAGTTGCCCGGACAAGCCGATGGGCTCAGCCGCACAGAACGCCGTGTTCTGCAGGCACTCCGGGAGAAAACAGCTTCACCTCAAACACTGTTTAATGAAAATCAACGCAGAGAGCCTGCCGTTTTCCTCGGTGATTGGAGCTTCTGGCGGAGGCTGGAGGATTTAGCCTTCGCTCGACACCCTCTGATCTCCGGACTGCCGGAGCGCTTCCGAGATATCTATTGCCGGACGACAGATGAGTTCACTCCAGAGCTGGTGACCTCGGACACTCCCGACGCCAATCGCATCGCACATTACCTTGGCGCAGAACTGTCCTTGACGGATTTTGGTCATGCCGTTGTCAGCGGGCAGATCGATCAAATCGAGCAGAACGGTATTGATCGATGGTGGGGCGGTACGCATCTGACTCTGTTGCGCTGCTGGCGTTGGGATCAAGCTTGCGGTTGCCTGGTGCAGCCGCAGTCAAATTCCTTGTTTGGAGTTGAAGATCACTCTTTCAGCTTTCCACGAGCCTCATAG
- the betB gene encoding betaine-aldehyde dehydrogenase: MHSPTAQAALSETSLKNYIGGRYVNSAGNEQFNALNPATGEIICNVQQASEADLEAALASAQAGFQLWRKMTGAERGRILRRAADLLRERNDELATLEVLNTGKPIQEAIAVDIYSGADCLEFFGGVAASIHGHHYQFGANFAYTRREPLGVCAGIGAWNYPIQIACWKSAPALACGNAMIFKPAEMSPLTAAKLAEIYTEAGLPAGVFNVVQGDASVGQWLTRSAGIAKVSLTGELSTGKKVLAAAAETLKHVTLELGGKSPIIVFEDADLDSAVSGAILGNFYTQGEICSNGTRVFVQKSVLEEFLGRMASHAKRIRIGNPLDPQTQMGALISPEHGQKVMEFIERGKSEGARLICGGQRAMVQGCEAGWFIEPTVFADCRDDMTIVKEEIFGPVMSVLSFEEEAEVISRSNDTIYGLSAGVFTRDLARGHRVAAALEAGTCWINTYNVTPVELPFGGYKQSGMGRENSLAAIEHYTQIKTVYVETDKVQSPY; encoded by the coding sequence ATGCATTCTCCGACGGCGCAAGCGGCTCTGAGTGAAACGTCTCTCAAAAACTATATTGGCGGCCGTTATGTGAACTCTGCAGGCAACGAGCAGTTCAACGCGTTGAACCCTGCAACCGGCGAGATTATCTGCAACGTCCAACAGGCTAGTGAAGCGGATCTGGAAGCCGCATTGGCTTCGGCTCAGGCTGGCTTCCAACTCTGGCGGAAGATGACCGGCGCGGAGCGCGGCCGGATCCTGCGCCGAGCTGCTGATCTGTTGCGTGAGCGTAACGACGAACTAGCCACGCTAGAAGTTCTGAACACCGGCAAACCCATCCAGGAGGCGATCGCTGTAGATATATATTCGGGTGCTGACTGTCTGGAATTTTTCGGCGGCGTAGCAGCGTCCATTCATGGTCATCACTATCAGTTTGGAGCCAACTTTGCTTACACTCGGCGCGAGCCGTTAGGGGTATGCGCGGGTATTGGTGCTTGGAACTATCCAATACAGATCGCGTGCTGGAAGTCGGCACCCGCCTTGGCCTGCGGGAACGCCATGATCTTTAAACCTGCGGAGATGAGCCCACTGACGGCCGCGAAGCTGGCTGAAATTTACACGGAGGCGGGTCTGCCGGCTGGAGTATTCAATGTTGTGCAGGGCGACGCCAGCGTGGGGCAATGGCTCACACGGTCTGCTGGAATTGCGAAGGTATCGCTCACAGGGGAGCTCAGCACAGGCAAGAAGGTTTTGGCTGCCGCCGCAGAGACCCTGAAGCATGTCACTCTGGAGCTTGGAGGCAAGTCACCGATTATAGTGTTTGAGGATGCCGATCTCGATAGCGCCGTGTCCGGCGCGATCCTCGGCAATTTCTATACTCAAGGGGAAATTTGTTCGAACGGCACCAGGGTCTTCGTACAGAAATCGGTGCTGGAAGAGTTCCTTGGAAGGATGGCTTCGCACGCGAAAAGAATACGGATCGGCAATCCTCTCGATCCTCAAACCCAGATGGGGGCACTTATTTCGCCTGAACACGGGCAAAAGGTCATGGAATTTATTGAGCGCGGCAAGAGCGAGGGCGCGCGGCTGATCTGCGGCGGTCAAAGGGCCATGGTGCAGGGCTGCGAAGCAGGATGGTTCATTGAACCCACTGTTTTTGCTGATTGTCGAGACGACATGACCATTGTGAAGGAGGAGATCTTCGGCCCGGTCATGTCAGTCTTGAGCTTCGAGGAGGAAGCTGAGGTCATCAGCCGGTCCAACGATACGATATATGGCTTGTCAGCTGGGGTATTCACCCGCGATTTGGCGCGGGGTCATCGTGTGGCCGCGGCGCTGGAGGCTGGCACCTGTTGGATCAACACATACAATGTGACCCCGGTTGAGCTGCCCTTCGGTGGTTACAAACAGTCTGGCATGGGCCGAGAGAATTCCCTTGCCGCAATTGAACACTATACTCAAATTAAAACCGTATACGTCGAAACGGATAAAGTTCAGTCGCCGTATTGA